One Paralichthys olivaceus isolate ysfri-2021 chromosome 21, ASM2471397v2, whole genome shotgun sequence genomic window carries:
- the LOC109627151 gene encoding solute carrier family 2, facilitated glucose transporter member 11 yields the protein MKMNFSGESEPEQTTPSSGSTRILALTVCSAAIGGTFQYGYNISIINSPTSYIQSFINETYMERWGISLDIPQVTLVWTLIVSFFSLGGLVGALLAGPMAVHFGRKKSLLLNNAFLFVGTVLVLTCRAAKSFEMIIIARFLVGMNSGVSMNVQPMYFGESAPKHLRGAVAFSSAVFTAFGIFLGQVVGLTELLGSKPLWPYLLASNALPGLIQLLTLPWFPESPRYLLIDRGDKEGCLQALERLRGGEPPALEIEELLQEQQQQQSTSLKSGSAAAKSPWSLFKDRDLRSQLRTVMAASSAMMLCGNDSIYFYASYIFLEAGIPSDKIQYVTIGTGASELCASILSNLLIERVGRKYLLVGGYSLMSCWSVVFTVALILQSRGVAGMAYLSMVCVFAYILSFGLGPAGVTGILPAEIFDQAARPAAYMVAGSFMWISLFLVGMLFPFIVKNLGNYCFLPFLVVCLVSPVFLGLTLPETKGKTLAEITAEFQGRNKSKKERSKTQVEKPIANHYQLGAACSFTNLMQDPETNHKNGDIHLNVLVEEEINHTVPLVAT from the coding sequence ATGAAGATGAATTTCTCAGGTGAATCTGAGCCAGAGCAAACCACCCCATCCTCAGGAAGTACCAGGATCCTTGCATTGACTGTGTGCTCTGCAGCCATTGGTGGCACCTTCCAGTATGGCTACAACATCTCCATCATCAACTCTCCGACGAGCTACATCCAGAGCTTCATCAATGAGACCTACATGGAGCGCTGGGGCATAAGCTTGGACATACCTCAAGTGACCCTGGTGTGGACTTTGATtgtgtctttcttctctctgggAGGCTTAGTGGGCGCGCTGCTCGCAGGGCCTATGGCCGTCCACTTTGGAAGAAAGAAGTCTCTGCTTTTGAACAACGCGTTCCTGTTTGTTGGCACCGTGCTTGTCCTGACGTGCAGGGCGGCAAAGTCATTTGAGATGATCATCATTGCCCGCTTTCTGGTGGGGATGAACTCTGGTGTGAGCATGAACGTCCAGCCTATGTATTTTGGGGAGAGCGCCCCTAAACACCTCAGAGGCGCTGTGGCGTTTTCCTCAGCTGTTTTCACTGCATTTGGGATTTTCTTGGGTCAGGTTGTGggactcacagagctgctgggtTCTAAGCCTCTGTGGCCCTACTTACTTGCTAGTAATGCTTTGCCGGGGTTGATCCAGCTGCTGACCCTACCCTGGTTTCCGGAGAGCCCCAGATACCTACTGATTGACCGGGGAGACAAAGAAGGGTGCCTCCAGGCACTTGAGAGACTCCGTGGTGGGGAGCCTCCGGCCCTGGAGATCGAGGAGCTCcttcaggagcagcagcagcaacaatcaACATCTCTGAAGTCTGGATCTGCAGCTGCCAAGTCACCCTGGTCCCTGTTTAAGGATCGTGACCTGCGTTCCCAGCTCAGAACAGTCATGGCCGCCAGTAGTGCCATGATGCTCTGTGGAAATGACTCAATCTACTTCTATGCTTCCTACATCTTTCTCGAAGCAGGGATCCCTTCAGATAAGATCCAGTATGTAACCATCGGCACAGGCGCATCTGAGCTGTGCGCTTCTATACTGAGTAATCTTCTGATTGAACGTGTGGGTCGCAAGTACCTTCTTGTTGGAGGGTACAGTCTTATGTCATGCTGGTCTGTAGTCTTCACCGTGGCTCTCATCCTCCAGAGCCGTGGAGTGGCGGGGATGGCCTACCTCAGCATGGTCTGCGTGTTTGCCTACATCCTCAGCTTTGGCCTTGGCCCTGCAGGGGTGACAGGGATCCTGCCAGCTGAGATCTTTGACCAGGCAGCCCGCCCGGCAGCGTACATGGTTGCTGGCTCATTCATGTGGATAAGTCTGTTCTTGGTGGGAATGCTGTTCCCCTTCATCGTCAAAAACTTGGGGAACTACTGCTTCCTGCCTTTCCTGGTCGTGTGCTTGGTGTCACCTGTGTTTTTGGGGCTCACCTTACCAGAGACGAAAGGCAAGACGCTGGCGGAGATCACTGCAGAGTTTCAGGGAAGGAACAAGTCGAAGAAAGAGAGGTCAAAGACGCAGGTGGAGAAGCCCATTGCGAATCACTACCAGCTGGGTGCAGCCTGCTCCTTCACAAACCTCATGCAAGATCCTGAGACCAACCATAAGAATGGGGACATTCATTTGAATGTTCTAGTAGAAGAGGAAATTAATCATACAGTGCCACTTGTAGCCACTTGA
- the LOC109627152 gene encoding RNA-binding protein with serine-rich domain 1-like: protein MAPSPTKRKEDDKSKQRGKEKSGATKDGTEKKREHRGREKNRTRRSASSGSSRSSSSSSSGSSSGSSSGSSSSASSHSGSSSSRSSSSSSSSSSPSPSRQRHNNRRRSRSKSKSAKKDDRDRRRRSPTPKPTKVYLGRLTRNIIKEHIQEIFSTYGKIKMIDMPVNRTHPHLYKGYAYVEFETPDEAEKALKHMDGGQIDGQEITVTAVLTPTVRLPPRRLSPPRRMPPPPPMWRRTPPRMRRRSRSPRRRSPVRRRSRSPGRRRHRSRSSSNSSR from the exons AT GGCACCGTCCCCAACCAAGAGGAAGGAGGATGACAAGAGTAAACAGCGTGGTAAGGAGAAGTCAGGAGCCACGAAAGACGGCACTGAGAAAAAACGTGAGCACCGCGGCCGTGAGAAGAACCGTACACGGCGCAGTGCTtccagtggcagcagcag gtccagctccagcagcagctcaggatcCAGCTCCGGCTCGTCCAGCGGCTCCAGCTCCTCGGCCTCGAGCCACTCGGGCTCGTCCAGCTCccgctcctcatcctcctcctcatcatcctcttcgCCAAGCCCCAGCCGCCAGCGCCACAACAACAGACGACGCTCACGCTCAAA GTCAAAATCTGCTAAGAAGGACGACAGGGACAGACGACGTAGAAGTCCCACGCCCAAACCCACCAAGGTTTACCTGGGCCGGCTGACAAGAAACATCATCAAG GAACACATCCAGGAGATTTTCTCCACCTATGGAAAGATCAAGATGATTGACATGCCTGTGAACCGCACCCACCCTCACCTGTATAAAGGCTACGCTTACGTGGAGTTTGAGACGCCTGACGAGGCGGAGAAGGCCCTGAAACACATGGACGGAG GTCAGATTGACGGTCAGGAGATCACAGTCACAGCCGTGCTGACTCCCACAGTGCGCCTGCCACCTCGCAGGCTGTCCCCTCCCCGCAGGATGCCTCCTCCACCCCCAATGTGGCGTCGCACCCCACCTCGGATGAGGCGAAG GTCTCGGTCTCCAAGGCGACGCTCTCCAGTCCGGCGCAGGTCTCGATCCCCCGGCCGCCGCCGTCACCGGTCGCGTTCCAGCTCTAACTCCTCCCGCTAA